The proteins below come from a single Bdellovibrionales bacterium genomic window:
- the mreC gene encoding rod shape-determining protein MreC, with protein sequence MIAIVLALPLVSINMQQRPQESNWLSRPFSFVASLAEETFYGFSAGVRGTTAMYLDLINIKKTNADLATKNNELLTRMNEMAEMKGENDRLRALLDFRQSTKMELISAQVIALDLFADHQTVTINKGTRHGLKAGQAVITVQGVLGYIYRPEAFTANVMLITDRYSVVDGVVQRTRAHGIVEGKNPGTCLLKYVEKTEDVKKGDLVVTGGLDNIFPKGFPVAVVESVERKNFSVSLKVDLKPVVDPYKVEEVFVVANAMNTDLSDRLPPQASETNPIPGVSPTPAPEKAQ encoded by the coding sequence ATGATAGCCATTGTCCTGGCTTTACCACTTGTGTCTATCAATATGCAGCAAAGACCCCAGGAATCCAATTGGTTGTCCCGTCCTTTCAGTTTCGTGGCCAGCCTCGCTGAAGAAACTTTCTACGGTTTTTCTGCCGGCGTTCGCGGCACCACAGCGATGTATTTGGATCTTATCAACATCAAAAAAACCAACGCCGATCTTGCGACCAAGAACAATGAGCTTTTGACTCGCATGAACGAAATGGCCGAGATGAAGGGCGAAAACGATCGCCTTCGCGCCCTGCTTGATTTCCGCCAATCAACAAAAATGGAATTGATCAGCGCGCAAGTCATCGCTTTGGATTTGTTTGCAGACCACCAAACAGTGACGATCAATAAAGGCACACGCCATGGCTTAAAGGCCGGCCAAGCTGTGATCACTGTGCAAGGTGTTTTAGGTTACATCTATCGCCCGGAAGCTTTCACCGCCAACGTGATGTTGATCACCGACCGTTATTCGGTTGTTGACGGTGTCGTGCAAAGAACCCGCGCGCACGGAATCGTTGAAGGTAAAAATCCTGGCACTTGTTTGCTTAAGTATGTTGAGAAAACAGAGGACGTGAAAAAAGGCGACCTTGTTGTTACGGGCGGTCTTGATAACATCTTCCCGAAGGGCTTCCCAGTGGCAGTCGTTGAATCCGTTGAGCGCAAGAACTTCTCTGTTTCTCTGAAAGTTGATTTGAAACCGGTTGTTGATCCTTACAAAGTCGAAGAAGTCTTCGTTGTTGCCAATGCGATGAACACGGATCTTTCAGACCGTCTTCCACCCCAGGCTTCTGAGACCAACCCAATTCCAGGCGTTTCTCCAACTCCAGCACCGGAGAAAGCACAGTGA
- a CDS encoding lytic transglycosylase domain-containing protein, producing MFANKRSALFITIIGGVFLGAFYQNMTPVEFAALNMPPVNEGARRDQARELLGSVYGGSYAARLEGHRDLNYLIYKKLETSLSGEWKSWVPQMTQELISECRKHDMDPIFVLAIIQTESQFNTYAKGTSGEIGLMQVLPQTGEWLAKKYNLPWRGPNTLYDPINNIKYGITYFAHLRSQFESRAHHYVPAYNMGPKNLRRVARSIASIGEDERTLLNGNYGSRVMRNYQLIYEQLIERKEGQLRVATQQSEPQQEPLAR from the coding sequence ATGTTTGCGAATAAAAGATCGGCACTTTTTATCACAATTATAGGTGGGGTCTTCCTCGGCGCTTTTTATCAGAACATGACGCCGGTGGAGTTTGCGGCCCTGAATATGCCTCCAGTGAACGAAGGCGCGCGCCGGGATCAAGCCCGCGAGCTGCTCGGTTCGGTCTACGGGGGGAGCTATGCCGCTCGGCTGGAGGGGCATAGAGATCTTAATTACCTGATCTATAAGAAACTCGAAACATCGCTTTCCGGCGAGTGGAAGTCTTGGGTGCCACAGATGACCCAAGAGCTCATCAGCGAATGCCGTAAGCACGATATGGATCCAATATTTGTGCTCGCGATCATTCAAACTGAGAGTCAGTTTAATACCTATGCAAAGGGCACCTCAGGCGAAATCGGCTTGATGCAAGTCCTCCCTCAGACGGGTGAATGGCTTGCAAAGAAGTACAATCTGCCATGGCGGGGACCGAACACCCTCTATGATCCAATCAATAACATCAAGTACGGCATTACGTACTTTGCGCATCTCCGCTCGCAATTCGAGAGCCGCGCACATCACTACGTGCCGGCTTATAATATGGGACCGAAGAATCTCCGCCGTGTTGCGCGCAGTATTGCGAGTATCGGCGAAGATGAGAGAACTCTGCTGAACGGGAACTACGGTTCGCGGGTCATGAGAAATTACCAGCTCATTTACGAGCAGCTCATCGAGCGTAAAGAAGGTCAACTCAGAGTGGCGACTCAGCAGTCTGAGCCGCAGCAGGAGCCGTTAGCGCGTTAA
- a CDS encoding four-helix bundle copper-binding protein → MANNEPMQDSDVTRCIKNCFSCHRVCLETLHHCLSQRDTHFQGKHIALLQMCAEACELSAKMMVSGLPFHRQACVVSFELCEACAEACERYEEDAAMVKCAEICRQCAESCRGMTGTAVHIPRSREEGTMENRNMWNV, encoded by the coding sequence ATGGCCAACAATGAACCTATGCAGGACAGCGACGTCACTCGTTGTATAAAGAATTGTTTTAGTTGTCACCGTGTCTGCTTGGAAACTCTCCATCATTGTCTCTCGCAACGAGACACGCACTTTCAAGGAAAGCACATCGCTCTTCTTCAGATGTGTGCAGAGGCCTGTGAGCTCTCAGCAAAAATGATGGTCTCTGGGCTTCCATTTCATCGCCAAGCCTGTGTTGTTTCTTTTGAGCTCTGCGAAGCCTGTGCAGAAGCCTGCGAAAGATATGAAGAGGATGCCGCGATGGTGAAATGTGCAGAGATCTGCCGTCAGTGCGCGGAATCTTGCCGTGGCATGACAGGAACCGCCGTCCACATTCCTCGATCGCGCGAGGAAGGGACGATGGAAAATAGAAACATGTGGAATGTTTAA
- a CDS encoding ribonuclease HI, translating into MKFFFRRAPVVDIYTDGSAKEGRGAWAFVIVRDGFVVSEKSAGIKKASSNPMEFRAAIEALKSLTEKTTATLFSDSRILIDSMTVWQGSDLRPRGLEAELAELDGLAAKHAITWKWIKAHAGHEFNERCDQLCIQARDQI; encoded by the coding sequence TTGAAATTCTTTTTCCGACGAGCTCCGGTTGTGGATATCTACACCGATGGCAGCGCCAAAGAAGGGCGTGGCGCCTGGGCTTTTGTGATTGTCCGTGATGGTTTTGTTGTCTCTGAGAAATCCGCGGGCATCAAAAAAGCTTCGAGCAATCCGATGGAGTTCCGCGCGGCGATCGAAGCGTTGAAATCCCTTACTGAAAAAACTACCGCGACTCTTTTCAGCGATTCGCGCATCCTCATTGATTCCATGACGGTGTGGCAGGGAAGCGATCTTCGCCCCCGCGGGCTCGAGGCGGAACTTGCCGAGCTCGATGGGCTCGCGGCCAAACATGCCATCACCTGGAAATGGATCAAGGCCCATGCCGGTCACGAATTCAACGAGCGTTGCGATCAGCTATGCATCCAAGCACGGGATCAGATTTAA
- the maf gene encoding septum formation protein Maf, with amino-acid sequence MKNLVLASTSKYRQELLKQLGLPFEAKKPLIDEEKEKDPTLAPRKLAERLAQLKAQSLKAEGTVVIGGDQLVAHRGKVLGKPHTRERAIEQLLEMQNSKHELITAIYICDGNNKGIHYTDITKLHMKHLSREQIERYVDLDEPLDCAGAYKIEKHGMMLFDKIESEDFSAIQGLPLLMLGKILKDSGFRIP; translated from the coding sequence ATGAAAAATTTAGTCCTCGCTAGTACATCGAAATACCGACAAGAGCTTTTAAAGCAATTAGGCCTGCCTTTTGAGGCTAAAAAGCCCCTGATTGACGAAGAGAAAGAAAAAGATCCCACCCTGGCCCCACGTAAATTGGCCGAAAGATTGGCGCAGCTTAAAGCCCAGAGCCTGAAAGCGGAGGGAACCGTGGTGATCGGCGGCGATCAGCTCGTGGCCCACCGCGGAAAAGTCCTCGGAAAACCCCATACTCGTGAGCGCGCCATCGAGCAGCTGCTGGAAATGCAGAACTCTAAACACGAACTCATCACGGCAATTTACATCTGCGATGGGAACAACAAAGGCATTCACTACACAGACATAACGAAGCTCCACATGAAACATCTTTCACGGGAGCAGATTGAGCGCTATGTCGATCTGGATGAGCCTTTGGATTGTGCCGGCGCTTACAAGATTGAAAAACATGGCATGATGCTCTTTGATAAAATCGAAAGTGAAGACTTCAGCGCCATTCAGGGCTTGCCGCTTTTGATGCTTGGGAAGATACTGAAGGACTCAGGTTTTCGCATTCCATAA
- a CDS encoding SurA N-terminal domain-containing protein encodes MSQSMADRLRKQVSAKNFTAMLLFGAIILVFVFFGVSGRLGGGGIGAAAQVNDTLISIGNMQAAENNLKQIYGEMFGNDAFRLRAEALRGLVDRELMSQAARKSGIIVADQEIAQTITKDIPVFQSNGQFQKDYYLRYLEMTHQVPKDFENSIRQQQEALRVRHLFDIASSMSAVEAAKMADLKAYKMNVQFVRLDNTQLAKNFTISAAEAEKALGNAEFLKKAQDYFEKNKGDYASDEEVRAQHILVQVKQGASPEDDKKALAKAQDLLKKSASMDFGKLAAANSDDPGSKTKNGDLGFFSRGKMVKEFDDAAFGAPVGKVTGPVKTAFGYHLIKVTDKKPAVEPNFDKQKIQVAQKLLANEKIAADMKVLDEAVAKGDEAALDNGLKALNAKWEETGLFDLSQDAAPKINSQMANNAITELTLENKLLKRIVRDGEEKYVLKLKEAKMDTPVALDPMTKTMTESFRSNMLFGNWLNEFKKVSKVEVNSQLLKP; translated from the coding sequence ATGTCTCAATCGATGGCAGATCGTCTCAGAAAACAAGTTTCAGCTAAGAACTTCACAGCAATGCTTCTCTTCGGAGCGATCATTCTTGTGTTCGTCTTCTTCGGAGTTTCGGGCCGTCTCGGCGGTGGCGGTATCGGAGCGGCTGCACAGGTGAACGACACGCTGATTTCCATCGGAAATATGCAAGCGGCTGAAAACAATCTGAAGCAAATCTACGGCGAAATGTTTGGAAACGATGCGTTCAGACTCCGCGCGGAAGCCCTTCGTGGCCTTGTCGACCGTGAATTGATGTCACAAGCTGCACGTAAAAGCGGCATTATCGTTGCCGATCAAGAGATTGCTCAGACAATAACTAAAGATATCCCTGTTTTTCAGTCTAACGGACAGTTCCAAAAGGATTACTACCTCCGTTATCTGGAAATGACTCACCAAGTTCCAAAGGATTTCGAGAACAGCATCCGTCAACAACAAGAAGCCTTGCGTGTTCGCCATCTTTTTGACATTGCGTCCAGCATGAGTGCTGTGGAAGCGGCAAAAATGGCTGACTTGAAAGCTTACAAAATGAATGTTCAGTTCGTTCGCCTCGACAACACTCAGTTGGCGAAGAACTTCACAATCAGCGCGGCTGAAGCTGAGAAGGCTTTGGGTAACGCAGAGTTTCTTAAAAAGGCTCAGGATTATTTTGAAAAGAACAAAGGTGATTACGCTTCCGATGAAGAAGTGCGCGCTCAGCATATCTTGGTTCAAGTGAAGCAAGGTGCAAGCCCAGAGGACGACAAGAAAGCTTTGGCGAAAGCCCAAGACTTGCTAAAAAAATCAGCATCGATGGACTTCGGTAAATTGGCTGCTGCGAACAGCGATGACCCAGGTTCAAAAACGAAGAACGGGGATCTTGGATTCTTTAGCCGTGGCAAAATGGTGAAAGAGTTTGACGACGCTGCTTTTGGCGCCCCTGTTGGTAAAGTGACAGGCCCAGTGAAAACGGCTTTCGGTTACCATCTTATTAAGGTCACTGATAAGAAGCCGGCAGTTGAGCCAAACTTCGATAAGCAAAAAATCCAAGTAGCGCAAAAGCTTTTGGCGAACGAGAAGATCGCAGCAGATATGAAAGTATTGGATGAAGCTGTGGCAAAGGGCGACGAGGCTGCTTTGGATAACGGTTTGAAAGCCTTGAATGCAAAATGGGAAGAGACTGGCTTGTTCGATCTTTCTCAAGATGCGGCTCCTAAAATCAACAGCCAGATGGCGAACAACGCGATCACTGAGTTGACATTGGAGAACAAACTTTTGAAGCGCATCGTTCGCGATGGCGAAGAGAAGTACGTTTTGAAATTGAAAGAAGCAAAAATGGATACTCCAGTTGCTTTGGACCCAATGACAAAAACAATGACGGAGTCTTTCCGTTCTAACATGCTCTTCGGAAACTGGTTGAACGAGTTCAAAAAAGTTTCCAAAGTTGAAGTGAACAGCCAGCTTTTGAAACCTTAA
- a CDS encoding HNH endonuclease gives MNLKNATDSEILSGLEKLTKSERKITHLILWHILEVEGRKLFLQAGYNSVYKYLTRHLGYSESAAYDRMQAARLLRQVPTVATKTESGTITLTQMVKVQQSLYHEKKVGNTVTKEEARELIEKVESKTTFETEKILACELNQAPKTYQKIKPQQDDSVRLELNLTAQQYEDLKKAQSLLSHIITDNNLAEAIAYLAQNFIQKKEGRPKAAADKESAPAELAKHNSREEKKSDSSTQSFGLMPLKVPVSKEKRKYIAASVRRAVYAKAKNCCEYIHPQNGQRCGSKYQLQVDHIRPLAKGGSEDISNLRILCGVHNRAEALRWGLTKPPH, from the coding sequence ATGAATCTCAAAAATGCAACCGACTCGGAAATTCTCAGTGGCCTCGAGAAGCTCACAAAGTCTGAGAGAAAAATCACTCATTTGATTCTTTGGCATATTCTTGAAGTCGAGGGGCGAAAACTATTTTTGCAAGCGGGCTATAATTCCGTTTACAAATACCTCACTCGTCATTTGGGATATAGTGAAAGTGCTGCCTATGACCGGATGCAGGCGGCTCGCCTCTTAAGACAAGTTCCTACTGTCGCGACCAAGACTGAATCCGGCACCATCACCCTGACACAAATGGTGAAGGTTCAACAGTCGCTTTATCACGAGAAAAAAGTCGGAAACACCGTGACCAAAGAAGAAGCTCGGGAACTCATCGAAAAGGTGGAAAGCAAAACCACCTTTGAAACCGAAAAAATTCTGGCCTGCGAACTTAATCAGGCGCCGAAGACCTATCAAAAAATCAAACCTCAGCAAGATGACAGTGTGAGGCTGGAACTCAATCTCACCGCGCAACAATACGAAGACTTGAAAAAAGCCCAGAGTCTTCTTTCTCACATTATAACCGACAATAATTTGGCAGAGGCGATTGCTTATTTGGCTCAGAACTTTATTCAGAAAAAAGAAGGCCGCCCGAAAGCGGCCGCCGACAAAGAGAGCGCCCCAGCAGAGTTAGCAAAACATAACTCTCGCGAAGAAAAGAAATCCGATTCTTCAACGCAGAGCTTCGGGCTAATGCCGCTAAAAGTTCCTGTCTCAAAAGAAAAACGTAAGTACATTGCCGCAAGTGTTCGACGAGCTGTTTATGCTAAAGCAAAGAACTGTTGTGAGTACATTCATCCGCAAAACGGTCAGCGATGTGGCTCAAAATATCAGCTGCAAGTGGATCATATACGACCGCTAGCCAAAGGCGGGAGTGAGGATATCTCTAACTTACGAATTCTCTGCGGAGTTCATAACCGGGCCGAGGCCCTCCGGTGGGGCCTTACAAAACCACCGCATTAA
- a CDS encoding GTP cyclohydrolase I FolE2: protein MDKHKLADVALETRKDLYPPINQVGMGNIEVPVLLASDEGALFRVPARVDAKVSLDRTSSRGIHMSRLYLSVQELLSAKALGYALLEEVSQEFLKTHKDLSRHAYLAVKFEAPLQRKALKSENKAWRTYPVNLSVENTEGRAKIFAEVIVTYSSTCPASAALSRQLIQENFKREFLSQDELNFEDIHQWLGSTQGVLATPHAQRSEARVKVQLANAQSAFGFEDLIDVVEEALQTPVQGAVKREDEQEFALRNGQNLMFCEDASRRIKATLDRVTDIADYLIEVKHLESLHPHNAEALITKGIQDGL, encoded by the coding sequence ATGGACAAGCATAAACTCGCGGACGTCGCTCTTGAAACCAGAAAAGATCTTTACCCACCGATCAACCAAGTGGGGATGGGGAATATTGAAGTCCCTGTTCTGCTTGCAAGTGACGAGGGGGCGCTATTCAGAGTCCCGGCCCGTGTTGATGCGAAGGTCAGCCTCGATCGCACTTCTTCTCGCGGCATCCACATGTCGCGCTTGTACCTGTCCGTTCAAGAGCTTCTTTCAGCAAAAGCTCTCGGTTACGCGCTTCTTGAAGAAGTCTCTCAAGAGTTTTTGAAGACTCACAAAGATCTCAGCCGTCATGCTTATTTGGCCGTGAAGTTCGAAGCTCCTTTGCAACGTAAGGCTCTTAAATCTGAAAACAAAGCGTGGCGCACATATCCTGTGAACCTGTCGGTTGAAAACACTGAAGGCCGCGCCAAGATCTTTGCTGAAGTGATTGTGACTTACTCAAGCACGTGCCCGGCATCGGCAGCCTTGTCGCGCCAATTGATCCAAGAAAACTTTAAGCGTGAATTCTTGAGTCAGGATGAGCTGAACTTCGAAGACATTCACCAATGGCTTGGCAGCACTCAAGGTGTCCTTGCGACTCCGCATGCGCAAAGAAGTGAGGCCCGCGTGAAAGTGCAGCTGGCGAATGCTCAGTCGGCATTTGGCTTTGAAGACCTGATCGATGTTGTTGAAGAGGCTTTGCAAACTCCGGTGCAAGGAGCGGTGAAGCGTGAAGACGAACAGGAGTTCGCGCTTCGCAATGGTCAGAATCTGATGTTCTGTGAAGATGCTTCTCGCCGTATTAAGGCGACTTTAGATCGTGTCACAGATATCGCGGACTATCTTATTGAGGTGAAGCACTTAGAAAGCCTTCACCCCCATAATGCTGAAGCCCTCATTACTAAGGGCATTCAGGACGGACTTTAA
- a CDS encoding cytidine deaminase encodes MNTELLKWALDGQKNSYAPYSGKHIGAAVLMDNGKIYSGCNVENASYGGTICAERTAIVKAVSDGAKKIKEVMVVSSEQNPWPPCGFCRQVIAEFASPDTMIHLANPQGQSRSLKFVDLFPEAFGPAHLKP; translated from the coding sequence ATGAACACGGAACTTTTGAAGTGGGCCTTGGATGGCCAAAAAAATTCTTACGCCCCCTACTCCGGTAAGCACATCGGTGCTGCGGTGTTGATGGATAACGGCAAAATCTACAGCGGCTGCAACGTCGAGAACGCGTCTTACGGCGGCACTATTTGTGCTGAACGCACAGCCATCGTCAAAGCCGTCAGTGATGGCGCAAAGAAAATCAAAGAAGTCATGGTGGTGAGTTCAGAACAAAACCCCTGGCCTCCGTGTGGATTCTGCCGTCAAGTGATTGCCGAGTTCGCCAGCCCAGATACGATGATTCACCTCGCAAACCCGCAAGGCCAATCTCGTTCGCTCAAATTTGTCGATCTTTTCCCTGAGGCTTTCGGCCCGGCTCACTTAAAGCCTTAA